From the Synchiropus splendidus isolate RoL2022-P1 chromosome 3, RoL_Sspl_1.0, whole genome shotgun sequence genome, the window TAGCAAGCATCAAGTTAGCATGACTGGTGGGCTCAACACAGCCGTCTccttctgatgacatcactctctgGGTCGGTCCCGTCAGGTCCAGGGGGAGGGGCTGcggaaaggtccccacaaggacagggagagagagagagaccagcaCGTGTGTCTGGTTTACCCTTTGACTCACATGAATTATTTACTGCCGTAATGAGGACCGGTCTCCCGGGAGGATGACATCACCGACAgctagtcatgtgaccagttcTCAGATCACAACTGGACCGatgtgagcgagcgagcgagcgagcgagggagggggggtgtgatcagcagatggagagagagagagtggcgtCTGCtgagcagctcacacacacacacacacgcagggcgCGGCGCTCTGATGCGGCAACCATGATGGCGCAGCCGTGTGTCAGCTCCTCACCGGGGCTGCGTCGCCGTAGCGACGGCTCAGTCAGAGAGTCTCTCTTCTTCCCTGTGTATGAACGCAACGAGCAGGAGCGGCTGGAGGCCCTGGTGCGCCGGAGAGCCGGGCCGGCGGAGGCCCGGGACCAGCTGGACAACAGGCCCAAACGCTGGACCTGGGGAGGACCGCCCGACGGAACAGAGGGTGAGTGAGGCGGTACGGTGGTGGAGGTGGGGAGGGCCGCGCTGCAGGCCGGCGGCGCCGCACTCGCATCCATCACAGACGGCAGTGGCCTCCAAGATGACGTCACCAGCTCCTGGTGAtggacgcgtgtgtgtgtgtgcgagactCCTGCGTAACGCTTTGCTTctcggcttcctcccctgcacCCGCGGCCCAGGTGACCCCCCGAGCTCGGCCTGCCGCGCCATTGGCTCCCGTCCGACCAATGAGCCGCCGGCCGCCGCCGGTGGCCGGGCCTCGCACCACGGTACAGCTCCCGCGCCCGTCTGTGTGccgccgccccctgctgggcccagtgtgtgtgtgtgtgtgtgtctgtccttCAGTGGAGCTTGACTCTGAGGCCTCACTGCTCCGTCCACACTGTTGGTGTCTGATGGACCACGTGTTGTGGGGAGACAGGCtgtgtcgtcatggcaacactGTCCCGTCTCCCTGAGCTCCAGAGTCTGGGACGAGGAGCTTCAACACATGTGATCGGACCTGTGTCTGTCTCCTGTCTgaatacactcacacacatctctgtgcttgtggggacctcctggccatcgcccttcCCCCTGAACAcctggctcacctggaccagactGAGAGCCGGTTAGTCAGTGAGTTAGTTAGTTATCCCTCAAACTGAGACTGAACCTCATGGGGTccggccaaatggtccccacaaggtcagattaacatgcatgcacacacacacagtacttGGCTGCTCCACTTCTGTTGTCCTGCTGTGGATCAATCGATTTGTACTGCATGAAGGTCCTGACATCCACACTGTTgagcctctctccctctctccctctctctctctctctctctccctctctccctcctctctctccctctaactctctccctctctttgtctccctctctctctctccctctctctctccctctctctccctccctctctccccctctctccctccctctctctctctctctctccctctctctctccctctctctccctccctctctccccctctctccctctctctctccctctctctctccctcctctctctccctctaactctctccctctctctcccccctctctctctccctccctctctctctctctctctctccctctctctctccctctctccctctaactctctctctctgtctccctctctctccctcctctctctccctctaactctctccctctctctccctccctctctctctctccctctctttgtctccctctctctctccctctctccctctaaccctccctctctctcgctccctctctctctccctctctcgctccctctctctctccctctctctccctctctctctccctctctctctctctctcgctccctctctctctccctctctctctccctcctctctctccctctaactcgctccctctctctccctccctctctctctctccctctctttgtctccctctctctctctccctccccctccctctctctctcgctccctctctctctcgctccctctctctctccctcctctctctctctctaactctctccctctctctttctctctctctctcgctccctctctctctccctctctctcccccctctctctctccctccctctctctctctctctctccctctctctctccctctctccctctaactctctctctctgtctccctctctctccctcctctctctccctctaactctctccctctctctccctccctctctctctctccctctctttgtctccctctctctctccctctctccctctaaccctccctctctctccctccctctctctctctctctctctcgctccctctctctctccctctctctctccctcctctctctccctctctctccctccctctctctctctccctctctttgtctccctctctctctctccctccccctccctctctctctcgctccctctctctctcgctccctctctccctccctctctctctccctcctctctctctctctaactctctccctctctctttctctctctctctcgctccctctctctctccctctctctctccctcctctctctccctctaactctctccctctctctcccccctctctctctctctccctctctctctccctctctccctctaactctctctctctgtctccctctctctccctcctctctctccctctaactctctccctctctctccctccctctctctctccctctctttgtctccctctctctctccctctctccctctaaccctccctctctctcgctccctctctctctcgctccctctctctccctctctctctccctctctctctctctctcgctccctctctctccctctctctctccctcctctctccctctaactctctccctctctctccctctctctctctctctccctctctttgtctccctctctctctctccctccccctccctctctctctcgctccctctctctctcgctccctctctctctccctcctctctctctctctaactctctccctctctctttctctctctctctcgctccctctctctctccccctctctcccccctctctctctccctccctctctctctctctctctccctctctctctccctctctccctctaactctctctctctgtctccctctctctccctcctctctctccctctaactctctccctctctctccctccctctctctctctccctctctttgtctccctctctctctccctctctccctctaaccctccctctctctccctccctctctctctctctctctctcgctccctctctctctctctccctctaactctctctctccctccctctctctctctcgctccctctctctctccctctctctctccctcctctctctccctctaactctctccctctctctccctccctctctctctctccctctctttgtctccctctctctctctccctccccctccctctctctctcgctccctctctctctcgctccctctctccctccctctctctctccctcctctctctctctctaactctctccctctctctttctctctctctctcgctccctctctctctccctctctctctccctcctctctctccctctaactctctccctctctctcccccctctctctctctctccctctctctctccctctctccctctaactctctctctctgtctccctctctctccctcctctctctccctctaactctctccctctctctccctccctctctctctccctctctttgtctccctctctctctccctctctccctctaaccctccctctctctcgctccctctctctctccctctctcgctccctctctctctccctctctctccctctctctctccctctctctccctccctctctttgtctccctctctctctccctctaaccctccctctctccctctctctcgctccctctctctctccctctctctctccctctccctctctctccctccctctctccccctctctccctccctctctctctctctctctccctctctccctcctctctctctctccctctctctctccctctctttctccctctctctctctttctccctctctctctccctctctctctccctcctctctctccctctaactctctccctctctctccccctctctctctccctccctctctctctctctctctctctccctctctctctccctctctccctctaactctctctctctgtctccctctctctccctctctcgctccctctctctctccctctctctccctctctctctccctctctctccctccctctctctctctctcgctccctctctctctctctccctctaactctctctctccctccctctctctctctcgctccctctctctctccctctctctctccctctctctctcgctccctctctctctccctctctctctccctctctctctccctctaactctctctctccctccctctctctctctcgctccctctctctctccctctctctctccctctctctctcgctccctctctctctcgctccctctctccctccctctctctctccctcctctctctctctctaactctctccctctctctttctctctctctctcgctccctctctctctctctctctctccctcctctctctccctctaactctctccctctctctccttccctctctctctctccctctctttgtctccctctctctctccctctctctctccctcctctctctccctctaactctctccctctctctttctctctctctctcgctccctctctctctccctctctctccctctctctctccctcctctctctccctctaactctctccctctctctccctccctctctctctctccctctctttgtctccctctctctctccctctaaccctccctctctccctctctctcgctccctctctctctccctctctccccctctctccctccctctctctctctctctctccctctctccctcctctctctctctccctctctccctccctctctttctccctctctctctctttctccctctctctctccctctctctctccctcctctctctccctctaactctctccctctctctcccccctctctctctccctccctctctctctctctctctctccctctctctctccctctctccctctaactctctctctctgtctccctctctctccctcctctctctccctctaactctctccctctctctccctccctctctctctctccctctctcgctccctctctctctccctctctctctccctctctctccctccctctctctctctctctctctcgctccctctctctctctctccctctaactctctctctccctccctctctctctctcgctccctctctctctccctctctctctccctcctctctctccctctaactctctccctctctctccctccctctctctctctccctctctttgtctccctctctctctctccctccccctccctctctctctcgctccctctctctctcgctccctctctccctccctctctctctcacactatGGTCCTCACAGGTTGCAGTGATGTACCTTCTCTGactgtgtttgtctctctctctgtcagtcgGTGACTTCCTGTCTCCGCCCACCTCTGACCAGCCAATCACCAAGCAGCTGTCCAGCTCGTCCGCCGCCCTGCACTCACCTGAGCGAGGTGAGCCCACCTCTCCCCACCCCACCTCTCCCTCTGCTGACCCGGGTGTGTTTCTGCTGACTCGACAGGATCCACGCGCCGAGCGGCTTctcccaacaacaacaccaaccacaggagcaggaggaaccTGTCCAACCGCCGCAGCGTCGCCGGCTTCCCGGAGGACCCCAGCAGAGTCAAGACCCCCACGGTGAGACGCGGCCCTCGCTCGCCCCTCGCTCGCCCCTCGCTCGCCCCTCGCTCGCCCCTCGCTCGCGCTCATGACTTCGCCTGTGACCGCAGGGAGAGCTTCCAAACACACCTGTGcgcagctcctccttcagggcCCACAGCAGGGGACCCAGCACGCCCAAACGGTAGCACCCCTGTCAGACAccacgccccccccccccccccccctctctctcatGTGACGTTTCCTCTCCGGGTGCAGCGTGAAGTCGAATCGCAGCCGGGCCCAGTCGCCCTGCTCACCGGGCCAGTTCCCTCCCTCGCCACGGCACCGGGCCACGACGCCTGACGACAGGGCTCACGGCGccgccctggagaagaggatccCCAAGTCTACCAGCCGGGATCTGGGCGCCGGTGAGTCCAGACGGGTGAGGGGTTGGAGCCACGTGACTCACTTCCTGCCGCTCCGCCAGAGTCTCCGGGGACGGCGGCGGGCCGCAGCGTGGGCGGGACCACCGACGCGGAGGAGGCGTCCCGGCTGCTGGCGGAGAGACGGCGTCTGGCTCGGATCcagaaggagcaggaggagagccggcggcaggagcaggagctgaggaggcagcaggaggcccgggagctgcaggagagccAGGCACGGCAGGCGCAAGAGGAGCGGCAGAAGAGGGAGGAGCAGCGGCggagcagggaggaggaggagcggcggcTGAAGGAGCAGCGCTGGAAGGAcatgcaggagcagctggagcgagAGGTGCCCGCCGGCCCTCGCAGAGACACCCGCCGCAGGAGCCCGGCCacagctgcgtgtgtgtgtgtttcagagggAGGAGGCCGTCCTGAGGGGTCAGAAGGAGacggagaggaagaggatggagcgggagcagcagcaggtgcagcaggagcaggagaggcTGCAGCGCAGAAAGGTAGCGACCGCCGCGCCGGCTGGCCTCGCCGCCCGTGCTCACGCCTCCTCGCTGTCCTCAGAGGATCGACGAGATCATgaagaggaccaggaggagCGAGGCGGAGCCGCCCCCCGCCGCCATCCTGCTGGGGCCGCTGGACGGCAGGAGCGCTGTGGACGAGCTGTCGGACGGGGTCCAGTCCATGGACGTCAGGTGAGCGCCGGCGCTGGCGAAGGGCCTCGGCCGGAGCTCAGGTCTCCGTCTCCTCCAGCCCAGTGTCCCGGGACGAGCAAGCCAGCGGGCAGGACTTCTCCCCGCTCACCGAGGGGGGCTACCCTCTGCTCATGGACCTGGACCAGGGCCGCGCCCAGACCTCCCCGTACCCCAGGCTGGGCGACCTGAACGAGAACCTGCTGATCCAGATGAGCCAGGTGGACGCCTGAGTCCCGCACAGGTGAGGTGACCCGGCCCGCTGCTCTCCATCTGTTCTGCTGCGACACGAGCGTCGGAGGTGCTGGGCTGGTCTCCACCCGGGACACCTATGGGTGTGTGGACGTCCGACGACCGTGGCAGTGGGCggggctgacctctgacctcatgcACTCGCCTCGCCGCAGCCCCGGGGTCCTGACCGTGTCCCTCCTTGCTTGCAGGTCCTCGCCGAGCCTCCACCTGCTGACTCATCGCCCCCGCTGACTCCTGGGACCGGGTCACTCCCAGGACCAGCCCGAGACTCCTCACCCTTTCGATGTCACGTGCCGCAGCCCCAGATCTCCGGTCCTGCCGCGGGTCCCGTGCAGGCGACACGCCGTCACATGATGTTGAGGTCACGGCCTGAACGGCGCCCCCCGCAGGTGCGCTGGGACTTCACTGTAAATACCTCACAGACAAGGATCGgctctgcagcgccccctccTCACGTATCACCCactcactgctgccccctgcaggccgATCACATCACCCGGGGTCCAGACTCGGTGTCGCACGTCAGCACCAGAGGCTGGACCTGGGTCTGAGCTCCAACTTCACTTCCCCTGTCTGTCCCCCCCCCCGCACCTGTTCATAGCGGAGCCCCGTCGGCCTGCGTCTGGCCCGCGGGCCCCCTGGCTGTAGAAGTGTATCTCTCTGAGTAAAGGCCTTTAACTGTGTCCTGTGTGCTGCGCGCGTCTCTCCAGGCCCATGAGACCTCTGAGGCCTCTCTTCAGCACCGGCCGGACTGAACTCTCTctgctggacctgctggtgctgctgaggGGAGGCGGCCTGTTGAGCCGCTGGCGCTGGAGTCCATCATTGTAGATGTCTGTGCATGAAGCTGCTGAGAAACCACAATAAAATTCTTCAAGCTGTCGCCGTGTGGTTGGGACTCTGTCGGAGG encodes:
- the map7d2b gene encoding MAP7 domain-containing protein 2 isoform X1, which produces MERERVASAEQLTHTHTRRARRSDAATMMAQPCVSSSPGLRRRSDGSVRESLFFPVYERNEQERLEALVRRRAGPAEARDQLDNRPKRWTWGGPPDGTEGDPPSSACRAIGSRPTNEPPAAAGGRASHHVGDFLSPPTSDQPITKQLSSSSAALHSPERGSTRRAASPNNNTNHRSRRNLSNRRSVAGFPEDPSRVKTPTGELPNTPVRSSSFRAHSRGPSTPKRVKSNRSRAQSPCSPGQFPPSPRHRATTPDDRAHGAALEKRIPKSTSRDLGAESPGTAAGRSVGGTTDAEEASRLLAERRRLARIQKEQEESRRQEQELRRQQEARELQESQARQAQEERQKREEQRRSREEEERRLKEQRWKDMQEQLEREREEAVLRGQKETERKRMEREQQQVQQEQERLQRRKRIDEIMKRTRRSEAEPPPAAILLGPLDGRSAVDELSDGVQSMDVSPVSRDEQASGQDFSPLTEGGYPLLMDLDQGRAQTSPYPRLGDLNENLLIQMSQVDA
- the map7d2b gene encoding MAP7 domain-containing protein 2 isoform X2, which gives rise to MERERVASAEQLTHTHTRRARRSDAATMMAQPCVSSSPGLRRRSDGSVRESLFFPVYERNEQERLEALVRRRAGPAEARDQLDNRPKRWTWGGPPDGTEVGDFLSPPTSDQPITKQLSSSSAALHSPERGSTRRAASPNNNTNHRSRRNLSNRRSVAGFPEDPSRVKTPTGELPNTPVRSSSFRAHSRGPSTPKRVKSNRSRAQSPCSPGQFPPSPRHRATTPDDRAHGAALEKRIPKSTSRDLGAESPGTAAGRSVGGTTDAEEASRLLAERRRLARIQKEQEESRRQEQELRRQQEARELQESQARQAQEERQKREEQRRSREEEERRLKEQRWKDMQEQLEREREEAVLRGQKETERKRMEREQQQVQQEQERLQRRKRIDEIMKRTRRSEAEPPPAAILLGPLDGRSAVDELSDGVQSMDVSPVSRDEQASGQDFSPLTEGGYPLLMDLDQGRAQTSPYPRLGDLNENLLIQMSQVDA
- the map7d2b gene encoding MAP7 domain-containing protein 1 isoform X4, which encodes MNATSRSGWRPWCAGEPGRRRPGTSWTTGPNAGPGEDRPTEQRVTPRARPAAPLAPVRPMSRRPPPVAGPRTTSVTSCLRPPLTSQSPSSCPARPPPCTHLSEDPRAERLLPTTTPTTGAGGTCPTAAASPASRRTPAESRPPRVKSNRSRAQSPCSPGQFPPSPRHRATTPDDRAHGAALEKRIPKSTSRDLGAESPGTAAGRSVGGTTDAEEASRLLAERRRLARIQKEQEESRRQEQELRRQQEARELQESQARQAQEERQKREEQRRSREEEERRLKEQRWKDMQEQLEREREEAVLRGQKETERKRMEREQQQVQQEQERLQRRKRIDEIMKRTRRSEAEPPPAAILLGPLDGRSAVDELSDGVQSMDVSPVSRDEQASGQDFSPLTEGGYPLLMDLDQGRAQTSPYPRLGDLNENLLIQMSQVDA
- the map7d2b gene encoding MAP7 domain-containing protein 1 isoform X6, with amino-acid sequence MNATSRSGWRPWCAGEPGRRRPGTSWTTGPNAGPGEDRPTEQRSVTSCLRPPLTSQSPSSCPARPPPCTHLSEDPRAERLLPTTTPTTGAGGTCPTAAASPASRRTPAESRPPRVKSNRSRAQSPCSPGQFPPSPRHRATTPDDRAHGAALEKRIPKSTSRDLGAESPGTAAGRSVGGTTDAEEASRLLAERRRLARIQKEQEESRRQEQELRRQQEARELQESQARQAQEERQKREEQRRSREEEERRLKEQRWKDMQEQLEREREEAVLRGQKETERKRMEREQQQVQQEQERLQRRKRIDEIMKRTRRSEAEPPPAAILLGPLDGRSAVDELSDGVQSMDVSPVSRDEQASGQDFSPLTEGGYPLLMDLDQGRAQTSPYPRLGDLNENLLIQMSQVDA
- the map7d2b gene encoding MAP7 domain-containing protein 2 isoform X3; translated protein: MAEQKRKAEKERLEALVRRRAGPAEARDQLDNRPKRWTWGGPPDGTEGDPPSSACRAIGSRPTNEPPAAAGGRASHHVGDFLSPPTSDQPITKQLSSSSAALHSPERGSTRRAASPNNNTNHRSRRNLSNRRSVAGFPEDPSRVKTPTGELPNTPVRSSSFRAHSRGPSTPKRVKSNRSRAQSPCSPGQFPPSPRHRATTPDDRAHGAALEKRIPKSTSRDLGAESPGTAAGRSVGGTTDAEEASRLLAERRRLARIQKEQEESRRQEQELRRQQEARELQESQARQAQEERQKREEQRRSREEEERRLKEQRWKDMQEQLEREREEAVLRGQKETERKRMEREQQQVQQEQERLQRRKRIDEIMKRTRRSEAEPPPAAILLGPLDGRSAVDELSDGVQSMDVSPVSRDEQASGQDFSPLTEGGYPLLMDLDQGRAQTSPYPRLGDLNENLLIQMSQVDA
- the map7d2b gene encoding MAP7 domain-containing protein 2 isoform X5, with the translated sequence MAEQKRKAEKERLEALVRRRAGPAEARDQLDNRPKRWTWGGPPDGTEVGDFLSPPTSDQPITKQLSSSSAALHSPERGSTRRAASPNNNTNHRSRRNLSNRRSVAGFPEDPSRVKTPTGELPNTPVRSSSFRAHSRGPSTPKRVKSNRSRAQSPCSPGQFPPSPRHRATTPDDRAHGAALEKRIPKSTSRDLGAESPGTAAGRSVGGTTDAEEASRLLAERRRLARIQKEQEESRRQEQELRRQQEARELQESQARQAQEERQKREEQRRSREEEERRLKEQRWKDMQEQLEREREEAVLRGQKETERKRMEREQQQVQQEQERLQRRKRIDEIMKRTRRSEAEPPPAAILLGPLDGRSAVDELSDGVQSMDVSPVSRDEQASGQDFSPLTEGGYPLLMDLDQGRAQTSPYPRLGDLNENLLIQMSQVDA
- the map7d2b gene encoding MAP7 domain-containing protein 1 isoform X8 translates to MSRRPPPVAGPRTTSVTSCLRPPLTSQSPSSCPARPPPCTHLSEDPRAERLLPTTTPTTGAGGTCPTAAASPASRRTPAESRPPRVKSNRSRAQSPCSPGQFPPSPRHRATTPDDRAHGAALEKRIPKSTSRDLGAESPGTAAGRSVGGTTDAEEASRLLAERRRLARIQKEQEESRRQEQELRRQQEARELQESQARQAQEERQKREEQRRSREEEERRLKEQRWKDMQEQLEREREEAVLRGQKETERKRMEREQQQVQQEQERLQRRKRIDEIMKRTRRSEAEPPPAAILLGPLDGRSAVDELSDGVQSMDVSPVSRDEQASGQDFSPLTEGGYPLLMDLDQGRAQTSPYPRLGDLNENLLIQMSQVDA
- the map7d2b gene encoding MAP7 domain-containing protein 1 isoform X7; its protein translation is MAEQKRKAEKSVTSCLRPPLTSQSPSSCPARPPPCTHLSEDPRAERLLPTTTPTTGAGGTCPTAAASPASRRTPAESRPPRVKSNRSRAQSPCSPGQFPPSPRHRATTPDDRAHGAALEKRIPKSTSRDLGAESPGTAAGRSVGGTTDAEEASRLLAERRRLARIQKEQEESRRQEQELRRQQEARELQESQARQAQEERQKREEQRRSREEEERRLKEQRWKDMQEQLEREREEAVLRGQKETERKRMEREQQQVQQEQERLQRRKRIDEIMKRTRRSEAEPPPAAILLGPLDGRSAVDELSDGVQSMDVSPVSRDEQASGQDFSPLTEGGYPLLMDLDQGRAQTSPYPRLGDLNENLLIQMSQVDA